The proteins below are encoded in one region of uncultured Acidilobus sp. JCHS:
- a CDS encoding Diadenosine tetraphosphate (Ap4A) hydrolase, HIT-like encodes MRGDDPFCRIARGEGKAYVAYEDEEFMVILDKAPVSFGHALVITREHYEAVQDVPPPTLARAWLIASAVARHLRVNRKALGVNVLTNSGSAAGQAVFHFHIHVIPRWEEVFRRGVRHDLTEDEARRALELYSGVDGVIKEYLSVLR; translated from the coding sequence TTGAGGGGTGACGACCCCTTCTGCAGGATAGCCAGGGGCGAGGGGAAGGCCTACGTGGCCTATGAGGACGAGGAGTTCATGGTGATCCTTGACAAGGCCCCTGTCAGCTTCGGCCACGCCCTCGTGATAACTAGGGAGCACTACGAGGCCGTCCAGGACGTGCCGCCCCCGACCCTCGCCAGGGCCTGGCTGATAGCGAGCGCCGTGGCCAGGCACCTCAGGGTCAACAGGAAGGCGCTGGGCGTCAATGTGTTGACCAACAGCGGCTCCGCCGCGGGCCAGGCGGTCTTCCACTTCCACATCCACGTCATACCCAGGTGGGAGGAAGTGTTCAGGCGCGGCGTACGGCACGACCTAACTGAGGACGAGGCCCGGAGGGCGCTCGAGCTCTACTCAGGCGTCGACGGCGTGATCAAGGAGTACCTCTCAGTGCTCAGGTAG